Proteins co-encoded in one Jeotgalibacillus malaysiensis genomic window:
- a CDS encoding DNA polymerase III subunit beta, which produces MKFQIQRDRLVDGVNDVIKAVSSRTAIPILSGIKITAHDEGITLTGSDSDISIESFIPKEEDGKEIVHVEQTGGIVLQAKFFESIVKKLPLDTVEIEVHSHLQTVIRSGKSEFNLNGQDVSEYPRLPEIEEDSVLKIPTNLLKTMIRQTVFAVSASETRPILTGVNWTVEDGMLNCVATDSHRLAMRKAPINGGNGEPYKAVIPGKSLNELNKILDDTADETEIVMTENQVLFRAKHVLFFSRLLEGNYPDTSRLVPSESKTEMTIGGKDFLQAIDRASLLAREERNNVVKLHISEEGGVQISSNTPEIGKVVEEVQSDATTGEELTISFSAKYMMDALKVLEGAETNIQFTGAMRPFVLRPTGDDSILQLITPVRTY; this is translated from the coding sequence ATGAAATTTCAGATCCAGCGTGATCGACTCGTTGATGGGGTAAATGACGTCATCAAGGCAGTATCATCAAGAACGGCAATTCCGATTTTAAGCGGTATTAAGATTACTGCACACGATGAGGGCATTACTCTGACTGGCAGTGACTCAGATATTTCAATTGAATCCTTTATTCCTAAAGAAGAGGATGGCAAAGAGATTGTACATGTTGAACAGACTGGCGGGATCGTCCTTCAGGCTAAGTTTTTTGAAAGCATCGTTAAAAAGCTTCCGCTTGATACGGTTGAAATTGAGGTTCATTCACACCTTCAGACTGTGATCCGCTCCGGTAAATCAGAGTTTAATCTGAACGGCCAGGATGTGTCTGAGTATCCAAGACTGCCTGAAATTGAAGAAGACAGCGTACTGAAAATCCCGACAAACCTTTTAAAGACAATGATTAGACAGACGGTTTTTGCAGTGTCCGCCTCAGAAACACGCCCTATCTTGACAGGTGTAAACTGGACGGTTGAAGATGGCATGCTGAACTGTGTTGCAACAGACAGCCACCGCCTGGCAATGCGTAAAGCGCCGATCAATGGCGGTAACGGTGAGCCTTATAAAGCAGTCATCCCAGGGAAGAGCTTAAATGAGCTGAATAAGATCCTTGATGATACTGCGGATGAGACTGAGATTGTCATGACTGAAAATCAGGTACTGTTCCGTGCGAAGCATGTGTTATTCTTCTCGCGTCTGCTTGAAGGAAACTATCCTGACACGTCACGTCTTGTTCCTTCTGAAAGCAAAACGGAAATGACAATCGGCGGGAAGGACTTCCTTCAGGCGATTGACCGTGCGTCTCTTTTAGCGAGAGAAGAAAGAAATAATGTCGTGAAGCTTCATATCAGTGAAGAGGGCGGCGTTCAGATTTCTTCTAACACGCCTGAGATCGGGAAAGTTGTGGAGGAAGTACAGAGTGACGCAACGACTGGTGAAGAGCTGACGATTTCATTCAGTGCGAAGTATATGATGGATGCGCTTAAGGTGCTTGAGGGTGCTGAGACGAATATCCAGTTCACGGGTGCGATGAGACCGTTTGTACTCCGACCGACTGGTGATGATTCGATTCTTCAGCTGATCACACCTGTGAGAACTTACTAA
- a CDS encoding recombinase F, whose protein sequence is MHIEQLTLTHYRNYDGLTLKFDNNVNVILGENAQGKTNVMESIYVLAMAKSHRTSNDKDLIQWNEEYAKIEGRVMKQHGALPMELVISKKGKKAKVNHLEQSKLSRYVGHMNVVMFAPEDLHLVKGSPQVRRRFIDMEIGQVSAVYLHDSSLYQKILLQRNHYLKQLQARKQTDQTMLDVLTDQFVEMAAKIVVRRFQYLKLLQEWAEPIHKGISRGLETLEVVYKPSVQVTPDQELKEVEDVFREKLESVRQREIERGVTLAGPHRDDLQFLVNGHDVQTFGSQGQQRTTALSIKLAEIELIHAEIGEYPILLLDDVLSELDDYRQSHLLNTIQGKVQTFVTTTSVEGIDHQTLNEATTFIVEDGVMKKTEGG, encoded by the coding sequence ATGCACATTGAGCAGCTTACGCTTACGCATTACCGGAATTACGACGGATTGACATTGAAGTTTGATAACAATGTCAACGTAATCCTTGGAGAAAACGCGCAGGGCAAGACAAACGTCATGGAGTCCATTTATGTCCTGGCGATGGCAAAATCGCACAGAACGTCAAATGATAAAGATTTAATACAATGGAATGAAGAGTATGCTAAAATAGAAGGTAGAGTGATGAAGCAGCACGGAGCTCTTCCTATGGAACTTGTCATTTCCAAAAAAGGGAAGAAAGCGAAAGTCAATCACCTTGAACAATCAAAACTCAGCCGCTATGTCGGCCATATGAATGTAGTCATGTTTGCGCCCGAAGATCTCCACCTTGTAAAGGGGAGCCCTCAAGTAAGGCGTCGTTTTATTGATATGGAGATTGGCCAGGTGTCGGCTGTGTATTTACATGACAGCAGCCTCTACCAGAAGATTCTGCTTCAGCGTAATCACTATCTGAAACAGCTGCAGGCAAGAAAGCAGACAGATCAGACAATGCTTGATGTATTGACTGACCAGTTTGTCGAGATGGCTGCTAAAATTGTCGTGCGCCGTTTTCAATATTTAAAGCTTTTGCAGGAATGGGCAGAACCGATTCATAAAGGGATCTCACGCGGGCTTGAAACACTTGAAGTGGTGTACAAGCCGTCTGTTCAGGTAACACCCGATCAGGAGCTGAAGGAAGTAGAAGATGTATTCCGCGAAAAGCTGGAATCCGTTCGTCAGCGGGAAATTGAGCGTGGTGTCACATTAGCCGGACCGCACCGTGATGATCTGCAGTTTTTAGTGAACGGTCATGACGTCCAGACATTCGGCTCGCAGGGGCAGCAGCGGACAACCGCCCTTTCAATCAAATTAGCCGAGATTGAATTGATTCATGCGGAGATCGGGGAGTACCCGATTTTACTTCTGGATGATGTACTTTCGGAACTGGATGACTACAGACAGTCCCATTTACTGAATACAATCCAGGGGAAAGTCCAGACCTTTGTGACAACAACCAGCGTTGAAGGGATTGACCATCAGACACTGAATGAGGCGACGACATTTATCGTCGAGGACGGTGTGATGAAAAAAACTGAAGGGGGCTGA
- a CDS encoding DNA gyrase subunit B: MATEDTNIQAYDENQIQVLEGLEAVRKRPGMYIGSTAARGLHHLVWEIVDNSIDEALAGHCDTISIRITEDNWIEVEDNGRGIPVGTHEKMGRPAVEVIMTVLHAGGKFGGGGYKVSGGLHGVGASVVNALSEELQVYVHRDGNVYHQTYKQGVPQFDLKVIGETDHTGTITRFKADPEIFTETTEYDFDTLANRVRELAFLNRGLALEIEDQRAQDEDGNNILKRFHYEGGIKSYVEHLNRSKEVIHPEPVFIEGEKDGISIEISMQYNQGFASNIYSFANNINTYEGGTHESGFRTALTRVINNYAARNNLLKDADGNLSGEDVREGLTAIVSIKHPDPQFEGQTKTKLGNSEARTITDQLFSEHFTKFMMENPQVARQIVDKGSMAARARLAAKKARELTRRKSALEVSSLPGKLADCSSRDPHISEIYVVEGDSAGGSAKQGRDRHFQAILPLRGKIINVEKARLDKILSNNEIRAIITALGTGIGEDFDISKARYHKVVIMTDADVDGAHIRTLLLTFLYRYMRPIIEAGYIYIAQPPLYKITQGKTVRYAYTDREMNRILSEMSPTPKPGLQRYKGLGEMNPEQLWETTMDPESRTMLQVSLEDAIEADETFEILMGDKVEPRRMFIEENAAYVKNLDV; encoded by the coding sequence GTGGCAACTGAAGATACAAACATCCAGGCCTATGATGAGAATCAGATACAGGTGCTAGAAGGTCTTGAAGCAGTAAGAAAGCGTCCGGGTATGTATATCGGATCAACTGCTGCAAGAGGACTCCACCACCTGGTGTGGGAAATCGTTGATAATAGTATTGATGAGGCATTAGCAGGCCACTGTGACACAATTTCAATCAGAATTACTGAAGATAACTGGATCGAAGTTGAAGATAACGGACGCGGTATTCCGGTTGGTACCCATGAAAAAATGGGTCGTCCGGCTGTTGAGGTTATTATGACTGTGCTGCACGCCGGAGGTAAATTCGGCGGTGGCGGATATAAGGTTTCAGGTGGACTTCACGGCGTAGGGGCTTCAGTCGTTAACGCATTGTCTGAAGAGCTTCAGGTATATGTACACCGTGACGGTAATGTCTATCACCAGACTTATAAACAGGGTGTACCGCAATTTGACCTGAAAGTCATTGGTGAAACGGACCACACAGGAACGATTACACGCTTTAAAGCGGATCCTGAGATTTTTACTGAAACGACTGAATATGATTTTGATACGCTTGCAAACCGCGTAAGAGAACTTGCTTTCTTAAACCGCGGACTTGCACTTGAAATAGAAGATCAGCGCGCGCAGGATGAGGACGGCAACAATATCCTCAAGCGTTTCCACTATGAAGGCGGTATTAAGTCTTATGTAGAGCACTTGAACCGTTCAAAAGAAGTGATTCACCCTGAGCCTGTGTTTATTGAAGGGGAAAAAGACGGTATTTCAATCGAAATCTCTATGCAGTATAACCAGGGCTTTGCGAGCAACATTTATTCATTTGCCAATAACATCAACACATACGAGGGCGGTACGCACGAATCAGGTTTCAGAACAGCCCTTACACGTGTGATTAATAACTATGCGGCGCGTAATAATCTGCTAAAGGATGCGGATGGCAACCTTTCAGGTGAAGACGTGCGTGAAGGTCTGACTGCGATTGTCTCTATCAAGCACCCTGACCCTCAGTTTGAAGGTCAGACGAAGACAAAGCTTGGTAACTCAGAAGCAAGAACAATTACAGATCAATTGTTCTCAGAGCACTTTACAAAGTTCATGATGGAAAACCCTCAGGTGGCCCGTCAGATCGTTGATAAAGGGTCAATGGCAGCACGTGCCCGCCTTGCAGCGAAAAAAGCACGTGAGCTGACGCGCAGAAAGAGTGCGCTTGAAGTATCGAGTCTGCCTGGTAAGCTTGCGGATTGTTCTTCAAGAGATCCCCATATCAGTGAGATCTACGTGGTTGAGGGTGACTCTGCCGGCGGTTCAGCCAAGCAGGGCCGTGACCGTCATTTCCAGGCGATCCTGCCGCTGCGCGGTAAGATCATCAACGTTGAAAAAGCGCGTCTGGATAAAATTTTATCGAATAACGAAATCCGTGCCATTATTACGGCACTTGGAACAGGAATCGGCGAGGACTTTGATATTTCCAAAGCCCGTTATCATAAAGTTGTCATCATGACAGATGCCGATGTCGACGGTGCGCACATCCGTACGCTCCTTTTGACATTCCTATACCGCTATATGCGTCCGATCATTGAGGCAGGCTATATCTATATTGCACAGCCGCCGCTTTACAAAATCACGCAGGGTAAAACAGTCCGTTATGCTTACACTGACCGTGAAATGAATCGCATTCTTTCAGAAATGTCACCTACTCCTAAGCCTGGCCTTCAGCGCTATAAGGGTCTTGGAGAGATGAACCCTGAACAGCTATGGGAAACAACGATGGATCCTGAATCACGTACAATGCTTCAGGTCAGTCTTGAAGATGCGATTGAAGCAGATGAAACCTTTGAAATTCTGATGGGCGACAAAGTAGAACCACGCAGAATGTTCATTGAAGAAAATGCTGCCTACGTAAAAAATCTGGACGTATAA
- a CDS encoding DNA gyrase subunit A — MAETPSSNVHEINISQEMRTSFMDYAMSVIVSRALPDVRDGLKPVHRRILYAMNDLGMTSDKAFKKSARIVGEVIGKYHPHGDSAVYDTMVRMAQDFSYRYMLVDGHGNFGSVDGDAAAAMRYTEARMSKISMEILRDINKDTIDYRDNYDGSEREPIVLPSRFPNLLVNGSSGIAVGMATNIPPHQLGEVIDGLLAFSEHPEITIGELMEYIPGPDFPTGALILGRSGIRRAYETGRGSVIQRAKVEIEQKANGRETILVHELPYQVNKAKLIEKIAELVRDKKIDGITDLRDESDRNGMRIVIEVRRDANANVLLNNLYKQTALQTSFGINMLALVDGHPKVLNLKEALHHYLEHQKVVIRRRTEFELRKAEARAHILEGLRIALDHIDEIIALIRGSETTDIAREGLMTQFSLSEKQAQAILDMRLQRLTGLERDKIEEEYQGLVALIKDLKEILANESRVLEIIREELLELKERFNDKRRTEITVGGAEMIEDEDLIPKENLIVTLTHNGYIKRLPASTYRTQKRGGRGIQGMGTNDDDFVEHLLTTSTHDTILFFTNKGKVYRTKGYEIPEFSRTAKGLPLVNLLEVDKDEVVNAMIRVEEFDENSYFFFTTKRGVSKRTPATDFANIRNNGLIAINLRDDDELISVKYTDGNREIIIGTKNGLMIRFPETDIRSMGRTAGGVRGIRLNEDDIVVGMEILEEGNDILVVTEKGYGKRTPEEEYRVQSRGGKGIKTCNITDKNGRLVSVKAVTGEEDIMLITEHGVLIRMDVSGISQTGRSTQGVKLIRLGEDEQVATVTRIEKEEELDEEVEGMEGQESADAETAVSEPDTEE; from the coding sequence ATGGCTGAAACGCCGAGTTCGAATGTTCATGAAATCAATATCAGTCAGGAAATGCGTACTTCATTTATGGATTACGCAATGAGCGTTATCGTATCGCGTGCCCTTCCTGATGTAAGAGACGGCTTAAAGCCGGTTCACCGTCGTATCCTGTATGCGATGAATGATCTTGGGATGACGTCTGATAAAGCATTTAAAAAATCTGCCCGTATCGTCGGTGAAGTAATCGGTAAGTATCACCCGCACGGTGACTCTGCTGTATACGACACAATGGTACGTATGGCGCAGGATTTCAGCTATCGTTATATGCTCGTTGACGGTCACGGGAACTTCGGTTCAGTAGACGGTGACGCAGCAGCTGCGATGCGTTATACAGAAGCAAGAATGTCGAAGATTTCAATGGAAATTCTTCGTGATATTAATAAAGATACAATTGATTACCGCGATAACTATGATGGATCTGAGCGCGAACCGATCGTGCTGCCATCACGTTTCCCGAACCTGCTAGTTAACGGTTCAAGCGGTATCGCAGTCGGAATGGCGACAAATATCCCGCCGCATCAGCTTGGAGAAGTGATTGACGGTCTGCTTGCATTCAGTGAGCATCCGGAAATTACGATTGGTGAGCTGATGGAGTATATTCCGGGACCTGACTTTCCGACAGGCGCTCTGATTCTTGGCCGCAGCGGTATCCGCCGTGCCTACGAGACAGGCCGCGGTTCAGTCATTCAGCGAGCAAAAGTTGAGATTGAGCAGAAAGCCAACGGACGTGAAACCATTCTTGTTCATGAACTGCCTTATCAGGTCAACAAAGCGAAGCTGATTGAAAAAATCGCTGAGCTTGTACGTGATAAGAAAATTGACGGGATCACTGATCTTCGTGATGAGTCTGACCGTAACGGTATGCGTATTGTGATTGAAGTGCGCCGTGATGCAAATGCGAACGTGCTGTTAAACAACCTATATAAGCAGACTGCACTGCAGACAAGCTTTGGTATTAATATGCTTGCACTCGTTGACGGTCATCCGAAGGTATTGAACCTGAAAGAAGCCCTTCACCATTACTTAGAGCATCAGAAAGTCGTGATCCGCCGCAGAACTGAATTTGAACTGCGTAAAGCGGAAGCACGTGCGCATATCTTAGAGGGTCTGCGTATTGCACTGGATCATATCGATGAAATCATTGCGCTGATCCGTGGATCTGAAACGACTGATATTGCCCGTGAAGGACTGATGACACAGTTCAGTCTGTCTGAAAAGCAGGCACAGGCAATTCTTGATATGCGTCTTCAGCGTCTGACAGGACTTGAGCGTGACAAAATTGAGGAAGAATACCAGGGACTTGTAGCACTCATTAAAGACCTGAAAGAAATTCTTGCAAACGAATCACGCGTACTAGAAATCATCCGTGAAGAGCTGCTTGAATTAAAAGAACGCTTTAACGATAAGCGCCGTACTGAAATTACAGTCGGCGGAGCGGAAATGATTGAAGATGAAGACCTGATTCCAAAGGAGAACCTGATTGTAACCCTTACACATAACGGCTACATTAAGCGTCTCCCTGCTTCAACTTACCGTACGCAAAAGCGCGGTGGACGAGGCATTCAGGGAATGGGTACGAATGACGATGATTTTGTCGAGCACCTGCTGACAACTTCAACGCATGATACGATCCTGTTCTTTACGAATAAAGGGAAGGTATACCGTACAAAAGGATATGAGATCCCTGAATTCAGCCGGACAGCAAAAGGTCTGCCGCTTGTGAACCTGCTTGAAGTAGATAAAGATGAAGTTGTAAACGCAATGATCCGTGTTGAAGAGTTTGATGAGAATTCATACTTCTTCTTTACAACAAAGCGTGGTGTATCAAAACGTACACCGGCAACAGATTTCGCTAATATCCGTAACAACGGGCTGATCGCCATTAACCTCCGTGATGATGACGAACTGATTTCTGTAAAATATACAGACGGTAACCGTGAAATCATCATCGGTACGAAAAATGGTCTGATGATCCGCTTCCCGGAAACAGATATCAGATCAATGGGCCGTACTGCAGGCGGTGTGCGCGGTATCAGACTGAACGAGGATGACATTGTTGTTGGAATGGAAATTCTTGAAGAAGGTAACGATATTCTCGTTGTTACTGAAAAAGGTTACGGAAAACGTACGCCTGAAGAAGAATACCGCGTTCAGTCAAGAGGCGGTAAAGGAATTAAAACATGTAACATTACAGATAAAAACGGCCGTCTTGTATCAGTGAAAGCAGTCACTGGTGAAGAGGACATCATGCTGATTACAGAACATGGTGTACTGATCCGTATGGATGTTTCAGGTATCTCTCAAACCGGCAGAAGCACACAGGGTGTGAAGCTGATCCGTCTTGGAGAAGATGAGCAGGTCGCAACGGTTACACGTATTGAAAAAGAAGAAGAGCTTGATGAAGAGGTAGAAGGAATGGAAGGGCAGGAATCAGCTGATGCTGAAACAGCCGTTTCTGAACCTGACACTGAAGAATAA
- a CDS encoding inosine 5'-monophosphate dehydrogenase, with amino-acid sequence MWETKFAKEGLTFDDVLLVPAKSEVLPRDVDLSVELTDTIKLNVPIMSAGMDTVTEAAMAIAMARAGGLGVIHKNMSIEAQAEHVERVKRSESGVITNPFFLTPDHQVFDAEHLMGKYRISGVPIVNDMDEQKLVGIITNRDLRFIQDYSMKIDEVMTKENLVTASVGTTLDEAEKILQQYKIEKLPLVDANGILKGLITIKDIEKVIEFPNSAKDAQGRLLVAASVGVTADAEKRVQQLVKAGVDALVIDTAHGHSQGVLDTIALIRNSFPDVVIIAGNVATAEGTKALIEAGADVVKVGIGPGSICTTRVVAGVGVPQITAVYDCATEARKHGKSIIADGGIKYSGDIVKALAAGGHAVMLGSLLAGTTESPGETEIFQGRRFKVYRGMGSMAAMEKGSKDRYFQEDAKKLVPEGIEGRTAYKGPLADTVYQLVGGIRSGMGYCGSKNLFELREEAQFIRMTGAGLRESHPHDVQITKESPNYSM; translated from the coding sequence ATGTGGGAAACGAAATTTGCTAAAGAAGGTTTGACGTTTGATGATGTGCTGCTGGTCCCGGCTAAATCTGAGGTATTACCGCGTGATGTTGATCTGTCAGTAGAGCTTACGGATACGATTAAATTGAATGTACCGATTATGAGTGCAGGTATGGATACGGTGACTGAAGCTGCAATGGCGATCGCGATGGCACGTGCCGGCGGTCTTGGTGTCATTCATAAGAATATGAGCATTGAAGCACAAGCTGAGCATGTTGAGCGTGTTAAACGTTCTGAGAGTGGTGTCATTACAAACCCATTCTTCCTGACGCCAGATCATCAGGTATTTGATGCAGAGCATTTAATGGGCAAATATCGTATTTCAGGTGTACCGATTGTCAATGATATGGATGAGCAGAAGCTGGTTGGAATTATCACAAACCGCGATCTTCGTTTCATTCAGGATTACTCAATGAAAATTGATGAAGTGATGACAAAAGAAAATCTTGTGACTGCTTCTGTCGGCACAACTTTGGATGAAGCTGAAAAGATTCTTCAGCAATATAAAATTGAAAAGCTTCCTTTAGTTGATGCGAACGGCATTTTAAAAGGGTTAATCACAATTAAAGATATTGAAAAAGTAATTGAATTCCCGAACTCAGCGAAAGATGCACAGGGACGCCTTTTAGTAGCTGCTTCTGTTGGAGTGACGGCAGATGCTGAAAAGCGTGTACAACAGCTCGTGAAAGCTGGTGTGGATGCGCTTGTGATTGATACAGCACACGGTCACTCACAGGGTGTACTTGATACGATTGCACTGATCCGCAACTCTTTCCCTGACGTTGTGATTATTGCAGGAAACGTCGCAACTGCTGAAGGCACTAAAGCTTTAATTGAAGCTGGCGCTGACGTTGTAAAGGTTGGGATTGGCCCAGGTTCAATCTGTACAACCCGTGTTGTCGCAGGAGTTGGTGTTCCTCAGATTACCGCTGTATACGATTGTGCAACTGAAGCACGTAAACACGGTAAGTCTATTATTGCCGATGGAGGAATCAAGTATTCAGGCGATATCGTAAAAGCACTTGCTGCCGGCGGACATGCGGTTATGCTTGGAAGTCTGCTTGCCGGTACGACTGAAAGCCCAGGTGAAACAGAGATCTTCCAGGGTCGCCGCTTCAAAGTTTACCGCGGAATGGGTTCAATGGCTGCAATGGAAAAAGGCTCAAAAGACCGTTACTTCCAGGAAGACGCGAAGAAGCTTGTACCTGAAGGCATCGAAGGACGTACAGCTTATAAAGGACCACTTGCTGACACAGTGTATCAGCTGGTTGGCGGAATCCGCAGCGGAATGGGCTACTGCGGTTCTAAAAATCTTTTCGAACTGCGTGAAGAAGCTCAGTTTATCCGCATGACGGGTGCAGGCTTACGTGAAAGCCATCCGCATGATGTACAGATTACAAAAGAATCACCTAACTATTCAATGTAA
- a CDS encoding D-alanyl-D-alanine carboxypeptidase: MFKTKVLRKVTTGALAFGLFFGSGAFTHEAKANVIQNFEVDAAILLEAETGKVLYAENADTQLGVASMTKMMTEYLLLEAIANGEVSWDDQYTVTDKTYEISQDTSLSNVPLRNGEQYSIQELYEAMVIYSANAATIALAETVAGTEGEFVKLMNEKAAELELEDYNFVNSSGLNNSDMKGYHPEGTGADEENVMSARGTAKLAYHLLNDFPEVLETSSIPKKVFREGTEDATNMSNWNFMLPTLIGEYEGVDGLKTGTTDFAGYTFTGTAERDGMRLISVVMNATDENGVGSYAARFGATAELFDYGFGNFSMQEILPAGYTVEGEDTLAVDKGTEDSVGIESTEPVQVILENGQDPAEFMPELVLDESLLNEDGELTAPIEEGAQVGSINMAAAGGEYGFLDDSMASSLESEVVTTGSVEKANWFILSMRAVGGFFGGLWDTIVTTVKGWF, from the coding sequence ATGTTTAAAACAAAAGTATTACGCAAGGTAACAACGGGTGCGCTTGCGTTTGGATTATTTTTCGGAAGTGGTGCTTTTACGCACGAGGCAAAGGCAAATGTGATTCAGAACTTTGAAGTAGATGCAGCGATTCTGCTTGAAGCAGAAACAGGTAAGGTGTTATATGCTGAAAACGCTGATACTCAGCTTGGTGTTGCAAGTATGACAAAGATGATGACTGAATATCTCCTGCTTGAAGCGATTGCAAACGGCGAGGTTTCATGGGACGATCAATATACTGTAACAGATAAAACGTATGAAATTTCACAGGATACATCTCTCAGTAACGTACCATTACGTAATGGTGAACAGTATTCGATTCAGGAGCTTTATGAGGCAATGGTGATCTATTCTGCCAATGCTGCGACAATCGCGCTTGCAGAGACAGTTGCAGGCACTGAAGGTGAATTTGTGAAGCTGATGAATGAAAAGGCGGCTGAGCTTGAGCTTGAAGATTATAATTTTGTAAACTCAAGCGGTCTGAATAACTCGGATATGAAAGGGTATCATCCTGAAGGTACAGGTGCTGATGAAGAAAACGTGATGTCAGCACGCGGTACTGCAAAGCTTGCTTATCATCTGCTAAATGATTTCCCTGAAGTACTTGAGACTTCAAGTATTCCTAAAAAAGTTTTCCGTGAAGGTACGGAAGATGCAACAAATATGTCTAACTGGAACTTCATGCTACCGACATTGATTGGAGAGTATGAAGGCGTTGATGGACTGAAGACTGGTACAACTGATTTTGCCGGTTATACATTTACAGGAACAGCCGAGCGCGATGGCATGCGTCTGATCTCTGTTGTAATGAATGCGACAGATGAAAACGGTGTTGGGTCATATGCTGCACGATTTGGTGCAACGGCAGAGCTGTTTGATTATGGTTTTGGTAACTTCTCAATGCAGGAAATTCTGCCTGCAGGCTATACAGTTGAAGGAGAAGACACACTTGCAGTTGATAAGGGTACTGAAGATTCAGTGGGCATTGAATCGACTGAGCCTGTTCAGGTCATTCTTGAAAATGGACAGGATCCGGCTGAATTCATGCCTGAACTTGTGCTTGATGAGTCTCTGTTAAATGAAGACGGTGAACTGACTGCGCCGATCGAAGAAGGTGCACAGGTAGGTTCAATTAATATGGCTGCTGCAGGAGGGGAGTATGGCTTCCTTGATGACAGCATGGCTTCATCACTTGAGTCTGAAGTCGTGACAACCGGATCTGTTGAAAAAGCAAACTGGTTTATCCTCAGCATGCGTGCAGTTGGCGGATTCTTTGGCGGACTTTGGGATACAATTGTAACGACTGTTAAAGGCTGGTTCTAA
- a CDS encoding pyridoxal biosynthesis protein has protein sequence MNTGTDRVKRGMAEMQKGGVIMDVVNAEQAKLAEAAGAVAVMALERVPSDIRKEGGVARMADLRIVEEVMGAVSIPVMAKARIGHITEARVLESMGVDYIDESEVLTPADEEYHLMKSDFTVPFVCGCRDLGEAARRIGEGTSMLRTKGEPGTGNIVEAVRHMRKVNGQIRKVVNMSKDELMTEAKLLGASFDLLLEIKELGRLPVVNFAAGGVATPADAALMMELGADGVFVGSGIFKSDNPEKFARAIVEATTHYQDYELIAKVSKELGTAMKGMEISSLSLEDRMQERGW, from the coding sequence ATGAATACAGGTACGGATCGTGTAAAAAGAGGAATGGCTGAGATGCAAAAGGGCGGCGTGATTATGGACGTTGTCAATGCAGAGCAGGCTAAGTTAGCAGAGGCAGCAGGTGCGGTAGCGGTTATGGCGCTTGAGCGTGTGCCGTCGGATATTCGTAAAGAAGGCGGAGTTGCACGTATGGCAGATCTTCGCATCGTAGAAGAGGTTATGGGCGCGGTAAGTATTCCGGTCATGGCAAAAGCAAGAATCGGGCATATTACTGAAGCTCGTGTACTTGAATCAATGGGTGTAGATTATATAGATGAAAGTGAAGTATTAACGCCGGCGGATGAAGAATATCACTTAATGAAGAGTGACTTCACCGTACCATTCGTATGCGGATGCCGCGACCTTGGTGAAGCAGCACGCCGTATTGGTGAAGGTACGTCAATGCTTCGTACAAAGGGTGAGCCTGGAACAGGTAATATCGTTGAAGCAGTACGCCATATGCGTAAAGTAAACGGACAGATCCGTAAAGTTGTAAATATGTCTAAAGATGAGCTGATGACTGAAGCGAAGCTGCTTGGTGCGTCATTTGACCTTCTTTTAGAGATTAAAGAACTTGGACGTCTTCCGGTTGTAAACTTCGCTGCAGGCGGCGTGGCAACACCAGCGGATGCTGCACTGATGATGGAGCTTGGCGCTGACGGTGTATTCGTTGGATCAGGTATCTTCAAATCAGATAACCCTGAAAAGTTTGCACGTGCGATCGTTGAAGCAACTACGCACTATCAGGATTATGAGTTAATCGCAAAAGTATCAAAAGAGCTTGGTACAGCGATGAAAGGGATGGAAATCTCTTCACTATCATTAGAAGACCGCATGCAGGAGCGCGGTTGGTAA